In Desulfobulbus oralis, one DNA window encodes the following:
- a CDS encoding proline--tRNA ligase → MRYSKMLLPTSKEVPAEAEVISHQLLLRGGFIRKLTAGVYSYLPLGLMALRKVTAIVREEMKRAGAQEILMPMVQPGDLWMESGRWQHYGPELLRFRDRNERECCLSPTQEEVATDLARRELLSYRQLPVNIYHIQTKYRDEMRPRFGLMRCREFIMKDAYSFDADDEGAARSYENMRVAYSRIFARLGLDYRMVEADSGSIGGSYSHEFMVLADAGEDTLVLCRDCSYAANVEKAMVAPVLASAAGVPLEELRKVATPGTKKVATVAEFLKVPPQQIIKTMIYQIERDGPEPREFVAALVRGDREVQTVKLKNLLGANEVNSLTEDQVWEFLRLPVGFIGPVNLPLRVVADSEVMAMVNAVAGANEKGFHYQGVNPERDFSVQVTGDLRQIAAGDRCPHCGGLLHFREGIEVGHIFKLGAKYSEAMNATFQDREGRQRPFIMGCYGIGVSRILAACIEQNHDRNGIIFPMPLAPVQVILLNLGLEDEALTSAAEELYQALLAAGVEVLFDDRDERPGAKFKDADLLGIPLRLTVGRTFKQEGLVELRERKSGETTLLPVDQVVAAVQARIRRELA, encoded by the coding sequence ATGCGCTACTCAAAGATGCTCTTGCCCACCAGCAAAGAGGTGCCTGCCGAGGCCGAGGTCATCAGCCACCAGCTTTTGCTCCGTGGCGGCTTTATCAGAAAGCTCACGGCCGGGGTGTATTCCTATCTGCCGCTGGGCCTCATGGCCCTGCGCAAGGTCACGGCCATTGTCCGGGAGGAGATGAAACGCGCAGGCGCGCAGGAAATCCTCATGCCCATGGTGCAGCCCGGCGATCTGTGGATGGAATCCGGCCGCTGGCAGCATTACGGCCCGGAGCTTCTGCGCTTTCGTGACCGGAACGAGCGCGAGTGCTGCCTGAGCCCGACCCAGGAAGAGGTGGCCACCGATCTGGCCCGCCGCGAACTGCTTTCCTACCGGCAACTGCCGGTCAACATCTACCACATCCAGACCAAGTACCGGGACGAGATGCGGCCCCGCTTCGGGCTCATGCGCTGCCGCGAATTCATCATGAAGGACGCCTACTCCTTCGATGCGGACGACGAGGGCGCTGCCCGGAGCTATGAAAACATGCGGGTGGCCTATAGCCGCATCTTCGCCAGGCTGGGGCTGGATTACCGCATGGTGGAGGCGGACAGCGGCAGCATCGGGGGCTCCTATTCGCATGAATTCATGGTGCTGGCCGACGCCGGAGAGGACACGCTGGTGCTCTGCCGCGACTGCAGTTACGCTGCCAACGTGGAGAAGGCCATGGTGGCCCCGGTCCTTGCCTCGGCTGCCGGAGTGCCGCTGGAGGAGCTGCGTAAGGTGGCGACGCCGGGCACGAAGAAGGTGGCGACCGTGGCGGAATTTCTCAAGGTGCCGCCGCAGCAGATCATCAAAACCATGATTTACCAGATCGAGCGGGACGGCCCGGAGCCCCGGGAGTTCGTGGCCGCGCTGGTGCGGGGCGACCGCGAAGTGCAGACCGTGAAACTGAAGAATCTTCTGGGCGCCAACGAGGTGAACAGCCTGACCGAGGACCAGGTCTGGGAATTCCTGCGTCTGCCGGTCGGCTTCATTGGCCCGGTGAACCTGCCGCTCCGGGTGGTGGCGGATAGCGAGGTCATGGCCATGGTCAACGCCGTAGCCGGTGCCAACGAGAAGGGCTTCCACTATCAGGGCGTGAATCCTGAACGGGATTTCAGCGTGCAGGTCACAGGCGATCTGCGGCAGATCGCGGCGGGCGATCGCTGCCCGCACTGCGGCGGGCTCCTGCATTTCCGGGAGGGCATCGAGGTGGGCCACATCTTCAAGCTGGGCGCCAAGTACTCCGAGGCCATGAACGCCACCTTTCAGGACAGGGAAGGCCGGCAGCGCCCCTTCATCATGGGCTGCTACGGCATCGGCGTGAGCCGCATTCTGGCCGCGTGCATCGAGCAGAACCATGACCGGAACGGGATCATCTTCCCCATGCCGCTTGCGCCGGTGCAGGTGATTCTCCTCAATCTGGGCCTGGAGGACGAAGCGCTGACCAGTGCTGCGGAAGAGCTCTATCAGGCCCTTCTGGCCGCCGGCGTCGAGGTGCTCTTTGACGACCGTGACGAGCGGCCGGGCGCGAAGTTCAAGGATGCCGACCTGCTGGGCATTCCGCTCCGGCTCACCGTGGGCAGGACCTTCAAGCAGGAAGGCCTGGTCGAACTGCGCGAGCGCAAGAGCGGGGAGACCACGCTGCTGCCTGTGGACCAGGTCGTGGCCGCGGTGCAGGCCCGCATTCGCCGGGAACTGGCCTAG
- the ispG gene encoding flavodoxin-dependent (E)-4-hydroxy-3-methylbut-2-enyl-diphosphate synthase: MIRRRATRQIHVGPVPIGGDAPIAVQSMCNTQTSDVEATLAQIGGLAAAGCEIVRLAVPDMAAARVLSAIRAGSPLPLIADIHFDSRLAVAALENGAEAIRINPGNLGGPDKLKRVVDAARAHHAPIRVGVNSGSIAKDILARYGYPTPERPEALIESALDHVRQIEGLGFSELKISIKSPDVLTTIASYRLLSSRTDYPLHIGVTEAGGLIAGTVKSSVALGHLLMAGIGDTFRVSLTRDPVEEVRVAYELLRALRIRERGPELISCPTCGRTRINLFDLAERVAAKLQTMRAPLKVAVMGCVVNGPGEAREADIGIAGGLGVGIIFKKGRLWKKLPEAELLPALLAELDHLEAEYHHNRQEK; the protein is encoded by the coding sequence ATGATCAGGCGACGGGCAACGAGGCAGATTCACGTGGGCCCGGTGCCCATTGGCGGGGATGCGCCCATTGCGGTGCAATCCATGTGCAACACCCAGACCTCGGACGTCGAGGCCACGTTGGCGCAGATAGGGGGGCTCGCCGCCGCCGGCTGTGAAATCGTGCGCCTGGCCGTGCCGGACATGGCGGCTGCCCGGGTCCTGTCCGCCATTCGGGCCGGATCGCCCCTGCCCTTGATTGCCGACATCCATTTCGATTCCCGCCTGGCCGTGGCGGCGCTGGAAAACGGGGCTGAGGCCATCCGCATCAATCCCGGCAATCTGGGTGGGCCGGACAAGCTGAAACGCGTGGTGGATGCGGCCAGGGCGCACCATGCGCCCATCCGGGTGGGCGTCAATTCGGGTTCCATTGCCAAAGACATTCTGGCCCGCTACGGCTATCCCACGCCGGAAAGGCCGGAGGCCCTGATCGAGAGCGCGCTTGATCATGTGCGCCAGATAGAGGGCCTGGGTTTCTCCGAACTCAAGATCTCCATCAAGTCGCCGGATGTTTTGACCACGATTGCGAGCTACCGGCTTTTGTCCAGCCGCACCGACTACCCGCTGCACATCGGCGTGACCGAGGCGGGCGGCCTGATCGCCGGTACGGTCAAATCCAGTGTGGCCCTGGGGCACCTGCTTATGGCAGGCATTGGCGACACCTTTCGTGTTTCGCTCACCCGCGATCCGGTCGAGGAGGTGCGGGTCGCCTACGAGCTTTTGCGGGCGCTCCGCATCCGGGAGCGTGGGCCGGAACTCATTTCCTGCCCCACCTGCGGCCGTACCCGCATCAACCTTTTTGATCTGGCCGAGCGGGTGGCTGCCAAACTGCAAACCATGCGGGCCCCGCTCAAGGTGGCGGTCATGGGCTGTGTGGTCAATGGGCCCGGCGAGGCCAGGGAGGCGGATATCGGCATTGCCGGCGGCCTCGGCGTGGGCATTATCTTCAAAAAGGGCAGGCTCTGGAAAAAACTGCCCGAGGCGGAGCTGTTGCCCGCCCTGCTCGCTGAACTCGACCACCTGGAAGCCGAATATCACCACAACCGTCAGGAGAAATGA
- the tsaB gene encoding tRNA (adenosine(37)-N6)-threonylcarbamoyltransferase complex dimerization subunit type 1 TsaB → MADPLILALETATTCASVALTRGGRAGGQLLAEYSLMPGRSHSRHLLGMAEAIMQACAVDWGDLDAVAVSCGPGSFTGLRVGLAAAKGLAFATGKQLVPVPTLDALAAQMPPVDMPVCALLDARKAQVYAALYHPAGVDAAGLPERLGPYRACAAAALPAEFRKVTLCIGPGLAACDADFLRHPLVKALPAVCGQPRAALVGCCAADMLQRGLAPHDCAPLYLRASQAELGLGERIGETA, encoded by the coding sequence ATGGCTGATCCGCTGATTCTGGCCCTGGAAACGGCCACGACCTGCGCTTCGGTGGCGCTGACCCGGGGCGGCCGGGCAGGGGGACAACTGCTTGCCGAGTACAGCCTGATGCCTGGCCGTTCCCATTCCAGGCATCTGCTCGGCATGGCCGAGGCCATCATGCAGGCCTGCGCCGTGGACTGGGGCGATCTGGACGCCGTGGCGGTCAGTTGCGGGCCAGGTTCCTTTACCGGCCTGCGCGTCGGTCTGGCAGCGGCAAAGGGCCTGGCCTTTGCCACCGGCAAACAGCTCGTGCCTGTGCCCACGCTGGACGCGCTGGCTGCGCAGATGCCGCCTGTGGACATGCCTGTTTGCGCGCTCTTGGATGCCCGGAAGGCCCAGGTCTATGCGGCCCTGTACCATCCGGCAGGTGTCGATGCGGCCGGACTGCCCGAGCGTCTCGGGCCGTATCGGGCCTGCGCCGCCGCCGCCCTGCCTGCGGAGTTCCGGAAAGTGACCCTGTGTATCGGGCCAGGACTTGCGGCCTGTGACGCGGATTTTCTGCGGCATCCCCTGGTCAAGGCCCTGCCCGCCGTCTGCGGCCAGCCCCGGGCCGCGCTCGTTGGCTGCTGCGCGGCGGACATGCTGCAGCGGGGTCTGGCCCCGCACGACTGCGCGCCGCTCTACCTGCGGGCCTCGCAGGCCGAACTGGGCTTGGGCGAACGCATCGGGGAGACGGCATGA